A genomic segment from Bartonella ancashensis encodes:
- a CDS encoding peptidylprolyl isomerase, whose protein sequence is MYSKIFSIFACIFYFLSFSVAADNHDTLVLSLKNGDVVIRLYPDLAPKHVARIKKLTEEGAYNGVVFHRVIPGFMAQTGDVKFGKKNSSYFDLKHVGTGGSDYPNLPAEFSDMPFKRGTVGMARSQDFHSANSQFFICFDDASFLNGQYTVIGEVVSGMDVVDKIKKGTARDNGSVANPDVIESAYFPVNP, encoded by the coding sequence GTGTATTCTAAGATTTTTTCTATTTTTGCATGTATTTTCTATTTTTTGTCGTTTTCTGTAGCAGCAGACAATCATGATACTCTCGTATTATCCCTTAAAAATGGTGATGTAGTTATTCGTCTTTATCCTGATCTTGCACCAAAACATGTTGCTAGGATTAAGAAATTAACAGAAGAAGGGGCTTATAACGGTGTAGTATTTCATCGTGTAATTCCTGGTTTTATGGCGCAGACTGGTGATGTAAAGTTTGGAAAAAAGAACAGCTCTTATTTTGATCTTAAACATGTTGGAACAGGAGGCTCAGATTACCCCAATTTGCCGGCAGAGTTTTCAGATATGCCATTCAAGCGTGGTACCGTAGGGATGGCGCGTTCTCAGGATTTTCACTCGGCAAATTCACAGTTTTTTATTTGTTTTGATGACGCTTCTTTTTTAAACGGTCAGTACACTGTTATTGGAGAGGTTGTAAGTGGTATGGATGTTGTTGACAAAATAAAAAAAGGAACGGCAAGAGATAATGGATCTGTTGCGAATCCTGATGTTATTGAATCTGCTTATTTTCCAGTTAATCCATAA
- the tgt gene encoding tRNA guanosine(34) transglycosylase Tgt, whose product MTKVFHYKKIAQDGNARLGEIITGRGRIRTPAFMPVGTAGSVKAMYMDQLRDLGTDVILGNTYHLMLRPGAERVARLGGLHEFARWPEPILTDSGGFQVMSLSGICKITEKGAIFRSYISGAYYEMSPERSIEIQGLLDSDIQMQLDQCIALPAKEKEIEAAMELSLRWAQRCKTAFGNQAEKAMFGIVQGGDNIRLREYSAQALKEMNLKGYAIGGLAVGEPQNVMIDVLDATCPILPQDKPRYLMGVGTPDDILKSVARGIDMFDCVMPTRAGRHGLAFTRFGKINLRNARYAEDSRPLDIQSSCPATRDYSRAYLHHLIKSGESLGGMLLTWNNLAYYQQLMQDIRAAIEAKYYASFCDQTTFLWKHGCEVSTQ is encoded by the coding sequence GTGACAAAGGTATTCCATTATAAAAAAATTGCTCAAGATGGCAATGCGCGTTTAGGTGAAATTATAACGGGTAGAGGCCGCATTCGTACGCCTGCGTTTATGCCAGTTGGAACAGCAGGAAGCGTTAAGGCTATGTATATGGATCAGCTACGCGATCTTGGGACAGATGTTATTTTAGGGAATACTTATCATTTAATGTTACGTCCAGGAGCTGAGCGTGTAGCACGTCTTGGTGGTTTACATGAGTTTGCACGCTGGCCTGAACCTATCTTGACAGATTCTGGTGGTTTTCAGGTTATGTCTCTTTCGGGAATATGTAAAATTACAGAAAAAGGTGCTATTTTTCGTTCCTATATAAGTGGTGCATATTATGAAATGAGTCCAGAGCGTTCTATAGAGATTCAAGGGCTACTTGATTCTGATATTCAGATGCAGCTTGATCAATGTATTGCCTTACCAGCGAAGGAGAAGGAAATAGAAGCGGCTATGGAGCTTTCATTACGTTGGGCACAGCGTTGTAAGACAGCTTTTGGTAATCAAGCAGAGAAAGCTATGTTTGGTATTGTTCAAGGTGGTGATAACATAAGATTACGTGAATACTCTGCTCAGGCATTGAAAGAAATGAATTTAAAAGGTTATGCTATTGGTGGGCTTGCAGTTGGAGAACCACAAAATGTGATGATAGATGTATTAGATGCTACTTGTCCTATTTTACCACAAGATAAACCGCGTTATCTCATGGGAGTAGGGACACCAGATGATATTTTAAAAAGTGTTGCTCGTGGTATTGATATGTTTGATTGTGTTATGCCGACACGTGCAGGACGCCATGGTTTAGCTTTTACCCGCTTTGGTAAAATTAATTTGCGTAATGCACGCTATGCAGAGGATTCACGTCCTCTTGATATACAATCATCTTGCCCTGCCACACGTGACTATAGTCGTGCTTATTTGCATCATTTAATAAAATCGGGTGAATCTCTTGGTGGTATGTTATTGACTTGGAATAACCTCGCTTATTATCAGCAACTAATGCAAGATATTCGTGCTGCTATCGAAGCAAAATATTATGCTTCTTTTTGTGATCAAACAACTTTTTTATGGAAGCATGGCTGTGAGGTT
- the gyrA gene encoding DNA gyrase subunit A, with product MTDFIPPSEQDAPTGIESINIIDEMRRSYLDYAMSVIVSRALPDVRDGLKPVHRRILHAMNEMGLSFNKSYRKSAGVVGEVMGKFHPHGDASIYDALVRMAQDFSLRDPLINGQGNFGSVDGDPPAAMRYTECRLEKVSEELLADIDKDTVDFQDNYDGREREPVVLPARFPNLLVNGSGGIAVGMATNIPPHNLGEVVEGCIALIDNPYITLDEMTEIIPGPDFPTGGIILGHSGIRSAYETGRGSIIMRAKVDIEEIRNQRQAIIVSEIPYQVNKATMIEKIAELVRDKRIEGISDLRDESDRDGYRVVIELKREAVAEVVLNQLYRYTPLQTSFGCNMVALNGGRPEQMTLLDMLRAFVSFREEVISRRTKYLLCKARERAHVFVGLAIAVANIDEIIELIRKASDPQTARTQLMERRWPAEDVASLIKLIDDPRHVIHEDNTYNLSEEQARAILELRLQRLTALGRNEIADELNKIGKDITGYLDILASRSRIMGIVKDELSTLREEFSTPRRTVFGFGSVEMDNEDLIAPEDMVVTVSHSGYIKRVPLNTYRAQRRGGKGRSSMTTKDEDFVTRLFVANTHTPVLFFSSRGIVYKEKVWRLPIGTPQSRGRSLINMLPLQQGERITTIMPLPEDETSWSELDILFATTRGTVRRNKLSDFVHVNRSGKIAMKLYEEGDEILSVDTCTERDDVVLTTANGQCIRFPVTDVRVFSGRNSVGVRGIDMADGDRVISMTLLEHVEATSAERSAYMRRAVSERRAVSTDDEDTVFIEEEEVREELTDERYEELKDREQMLLTVSEFGYGKRSSSYEFRVSGRGRKGIRATDPSKTAEIGKLVAAFPVKQRDQIMLISDGGQLIRVPVDGIRIAGRSTKGVTIFNTVKGERVVSVERVSESEEDTSQLDTDCDSNVADISKGE from the coding sequence GTGACCGATTTTATTCCACCCTCAGAACAAGACGCACCAACCGGTATTGAGTCAATTAATATTATTGATGAGATGCGGCGATCTTATCTTGATTATGCGATGAGTGTCATTGTATCGCGTGCACTACCTGACGTACGTGATGGTTTGAAGCCGGTTCATCGGCGTATTTTGCACGCGATGAATGAGATGGGCCTTTCTTTCAACAAGTCGTACCGTAAGTCAGCAGGGGTTGTTGGTGAGGTGATGGGGAAATTTCATCCCCATGGTGATGCTTCGATTTATGATGCATTGGTACGTATGGCGCAGGATTTTTCTTTGCGTGATCCATTGATTAATGGGCAGGGGAACTTTGGTTCTGTTGATGGTGATCCTCCGGCGGCTATGCGCTATACAGAATGTCGTTTAGAAAAAGTTTCAGAAGAGCTTTTGGCTGATATTGATAAGGATACGGTTGATTTTCAAGATAATTATGATGGGCGTGAACGTGAACCTGTCGTTTTGCCTGCACGTTTTCCTAACCTTTTAGTGAATGGATCAGGTGGTATTGCTGTTGGGATGGCGACAAATATTCCTCCACACAATTTGGGAGAAGTTGTAGAAGGTTGTATAGCTTTAATTGATAATCCTTACATCACATTAGATGAAATGACTGAGATTATACCTGGTCCTGACTTTCCTACAGGTGGCATTATCCTCGGTCATTCTGGTATTCGTTCAGCTTACGAAACGGGACGTGGTTCGATTATTATGCGTGCTAAGGTTGATATCGAAGAAATTCGTAACCAACGGCAGGCCATCATCGTAAGTGAGATACCTTACCAAGTCAATAAAGCAACAATGATTGAAAAGATTGCTGAATTAGTGCGTGATAAGCGCATTGAAGGAATTTCTGATCTACGTGATGAGTCTGATCGTGATGGATACAGAGTTGTGATTGAACTTAAGAGGGAAGCTGTTGCAGAAGTTGTTTTAAATCAACTATATCGTTATACGCCTCTACAGACTTCCTTTGGTTGCAATATGGTTGCATTAAATGGAGGAAGACCTGAACAAATGACGTTGCTTGATATGCTTCGTGCATTTGTTTCTTTCCGTGAAGAAGTTATAAGTCGGCGAACGAAATATCTTTTATGCAAAGCGCGTGAGCGCGCTCATGTTTTTGTTGGTTTGGCTATTGCCGTTGCTAATATAGATGAAATTATAGAGCTAATTCGTAAGGCATCTGATCCACAAACGGCGCGTACACAATTGATGGAGCGCCGTTGGCCAGCTGAAGATGTTGCATCTTTGATTAAACTGATAGATGATCCTCGTCATGTTATTCATGAGGATAACACATATAATTTGTCCGAAGAGCAAGCTAGGGCCATTTTGGAGTTACGCTTACAAAGGTTAACAGCGCTTGGTCGGAATGAAATTGCTGATGAACTTAACAAAATTGGAAAAGATATCACTGGTTACCTTGATATTTTGGCGTCGCGTTCACGTATCATGGGGATTGTTAAGGATGAGCTCAGTACTCTTCGTGAAGAATTTTCAACTCCCAGACGAACTGTCTTTGGTTTCGGTAGTGTCGAGATGGACAATGAAGATTTGATAGCGCCTGAGGATATGGTTGTTACGGTAAGTCATAGCGGTTATATCAAGCGTGTGCCCTTGAATACCTATCGTGCGCAGCGCCGCGGTGGTAAGGGGCGTTCTAGTATGACTACGAAGGATGAGGATTTCGTAACTCGCTTGTTTGTAGCTAACACACATACACCAGTTCTTTTCTTTTCGTCACGTGGAATTGTTTATAAAGAAAAAGTTTGGCGTTTGCCTATTGGGACTCCTCAATCACGTGGTCGATCTCTCATTAACATGCTTCCTTTGCAACAAGGTGAGCGTATCACAACGATTATGCCATTACCTGAGGATGAGACCAGTTGGAGCGAGCTAGATATTCTTTTTGCAACGACACGTGGAACTGTACGACGTAATAAATTATCGGATTTTGTGCATGTTAATCGCAGTGGTAAAATAGCGATGAAGCTTTACGAAGAAGGAGATGAAATTCTTTCGGTTGATACATGTACAGAACGTGATGATGTTGTTCTGACAACTGCAAACGGGCAATGTATTCGCTTTCCGGTGACTGATGTTCGTGTGTTTTCTGGTCGCAATTCTGTAGGGGTACGCGGCATAGATATGGCCGATGGAGATCGAGTCATTTCGATGACTCTTTTAGAGCATGTTGAGGCCACATCAGCGGAGCGCTCTGCTTATATGAGACGTGCAGTGAGTGAGCGCCGTGCAGTAAGTACAGATGATGAAGATACAGTTTTCATTGAAGAAGAAGAAGTTAGAGAAGAGCTAACAGATGAGCGTTACGAAGAACTTAAAGATCGTGAGCAAATGCTTTTGACAGTTAGTGAATTTGGTTATGGGAAGCGGTCATCTTCTTATGAATTCCGTGTTTCTGGGCGTGGTAGAAAAGGGATTAGAGCAACTGATCCATCAAAAACAGCTGAAATTGGTAAATTGGTAGCGGCTTTTCCAGTAAAACAACGAGATCAAATTATGCTGATTTCTGATGGAGGGCAGCTTATTCGCGTTCCTGTTGATGGTATTCGCATAGCTGGTCGTTCGACTAAGGGGGTAACGATCTTTAATACAGTAAAAGGTGAGAGAGTTGTTTCAGTGGAGAGAGTTTCTGAATCTGAGGAGGATACGAGTCAGTTAGATACGGATTGTGATTCCAATGTAGCTGATATCAGTAAGGGTGAGTAA
- the ssb gene encoding single-stranded DNA-binding protein, translating to MAGSLNKVILIGNLGADPEIRRLNSGDQVASLRIATSESWRDRTTNERKERTEWHSVVIFNENLVKIVEQYLKKGSKIYIEGQLQTRKWQDQTGNDRYTTEIVLQKYRGELQMLDSRGMENEERMQATNQFGRGYDNSGYDSSGFGDGNLDQRGGFGKSSTQSKENFSEQLDDDIPF from the coding sequence ATGGCTGGAAGTCTCAATAAAGTAATTTTAATTGGTAATTTGGGTGCAGATCCTGAAATTCGTCGTTTGAATTCTGGCGACCAAGTGGCAAGTTTGCGGATTGCTACCTCAGAAAGTTGGCGTGACCGCACTACAAATGAACGTAAAGAACGTACAGAGTGGCATAGTGTTGTTATTTTTAATGAAAACCTCGTTAAAATTGTAGAGCAGTACTTAAAAAAAGGTAGTAAAATTTATATTGAAGGTCAATTGCAAACACGTAAATGGCAAGACCAAACCGGTAATGATCGCTATACGACAGAGATTGTTTTGCAAAAATATCGCGGTGAATTGCAAATGCTCGACAGTCGTGGGATGGAAAACGAGGAGAGGATGCAAGCTACTAACCAGTTTGGTAGGGGGTATGATAATTCTGGTTATGACAGTAGTGGCTTTGGTGATGGAAATTTGGATCAAAGGGGTGGTTTTGGTAAAAGCAGCACTCAGTCAAAAGAAAATTTTTCAGAACAGCTAGATGATGATATACCTTTTTAA
- the uvrA gene encoding excinuclease ABC subunit UvrA, with the protein MPHQKYISIRGAREHNLKNIDLDLPRDKLIVITGLSGSGKSSLAFDTIYAEGQRRYVESLSAYARQFLEMMQKPNVDRIDGLSPAISIEQKTTSRNPRSTVGTVTEIYDYMRLLFARIGVPHSPVTGLPIENQTISQMVDQIMALPDGTRVFIMAPLIRGRKGEYKKELAELLKKGFQRVKVDGQFYEIPDVPLLDKKYKHDIDVVVDRVVVRDDISSRLADSIGTCLQLANGTAIAEMADQPLTKQDIKDKSINKSKNETHKRLIFSEKFACPISGFSIPEIEPRLFSFNNPFGACPQCDGLGILRTLDPSKIVPNENLTLQLGAITPWSKSLSPQHTKILQSLGESYGFKLTDKWCTLSHEAKQAILYGTKTKKAPLAHKHDVPPHSTIQCFEGVIPNMEQQCKESESIRLQEEMDHYMSLSSCPSCQGYRLKPESLAIKINGMHIGQISELSILKAHDWFTNIDQCLNQKQRNIATRILKEIHDRLTFLKHVGLEYLSLSRNSGTLSGGESQRIRLASQIGSGLTGVLYVLDEPSIGLHQRDNERLLKMLNHLRDLGNTVIVVEHDEDAILSADYVVDIGPAAGVHGGQIVAQGTPQEIMNNTSSLTGKYLSGKIAITPFIQQRKILKSKMLKIIGARGNNLKNIDVNIPLGTFTCITGVSGGGKSTFLIETVFKAVSHHIMKNQQDPANYDRIEGLEFLDKVISINQSPIGRTPRSNPATYTGAFTPIRDWFSELPESKARGYKTGRFSFNVKGGRCEACQGDGVIKIEMHFLPDVYVTCDVCQGKRYNRETLEIKFKGKSISDVLDMTVEKAEEFFRSIPAIHNKIETLVRVGLDYIKVGQQATTLSGGESQRIKLAKELSRKATGRTFYILDEPTTGLHFHDIAKLLEVLHELVEQGNTVVVIEHNLEVIKTADWIIDLGPEGGDDGGEVVATGRPEDIIKAQNSYTGKFLKELFLRRPLYNKHS; encoded by the coding sequence ATGCCTCATCAAAAATATATATCTATTCGCGGTGCACGTGAACATAACCTCAAAAACATTGACCTAGATCTCCCTCGTGATAAGCTAATCGTAATAACAGGACTTTCTGGTTCGGGTAAATCTTCCTTGGCTTTTGATACGATTTACGCAGAAGGTCAGCGCCGTTATGTTGAAAGCCTTTCCGCTTATGCACGCCAATTTTTAGAGATGATGCAAAAACCAAATGTTGACCGAATAGATGGTCTTTCTCCTGCAATATCCATTGAACAAAAGACAACGAGCCGTAATCCCCGTTCAACCGTTGGTACTGTTACCGAAATTTACGATTACATGCGCCTCCTCTTTGCACGTATAGGCGTACCTCATTCGCCTGTCACAGGTCTTCCCATTGAAAACCAGACAATTAGCCAAATGGTAGATCAAATTATGGCCTTACCGGATGGAACGCGCGTTTTTATCATGGCACCATTAATAAGGGGAAGAAAAGGAGAATATAAAAAAGAACTAGCAGAACTTCTGAAAAAAGGATTTCAACGTGTTAAAGTTGATGGACAATTCTATGAAATTCCTGATGTTCCATTACTTGATAAAAAGTACAAACATGACATTGATGTTGTGGTAGACCGTGTAGTTGTACGTGACGACATTTCTTCACGCTTAGCTGACAGCATAGGGACATGTCTCCAACTGGCGAATGGAACCGCAATCGCTGAAATGGCAGACCAACCCTTAACAAAACAAGACATAAAAGATAAATCTATAAATAAATCAAAAAATGAAACTCATAAACGCCTTATTTTTTCAGAAAAATTCGCATGTCCAATATCTGGATTCTCTATTCCTGAAATCGAACCACGCCTCTTTTCATTTAATAATCCTTTTGGAGCTTGCCCTCAATGTGACGGACTTGGTATCCTTAGAACTTTAGACCCTTCTAAAATTGTGCCAAATGAAAATTTAACTTTACAACTTGGGGCTATTACTCCTTGGTCTAAATCACTCTCACCTCAACATACCAAAATTCTGCAATCGCTGGGAGAGAGCTACGGATTCAAACTAACAGATAAATGGTGCACACTTTCACACGAAGCAAAACAAGCTATCCTATATGGTACAAAAACGAAAAAAGCACCCTTAGCCCATAAACATGACGTACCACCCCATAGCACAATTCAGTGTTTCGAAGGTGTTATTCCAAATATGGAGCAACAATGTAAAGAATCTGAATCCATTCGATTACAGGAAGAAATGGACCACTATATGTCTCTTTCTTCCTGTCCAAGCTGTCAAGGTTATCGTTTAAAACCAGAATCTCTTGCCATTAAAATTAATGGGATGCACATTGGACAGATATCAGAGCTTTCTATTTTAAAAGCACATGATTGGTTTACTAATATCGATCAATGTCTTAACCAAAAACAACGTAATATTGCCACGCGTATTTTGAAAGAAATTCATGACCGCTTAACATTTTTAAAACATGTAGGACTTGAATATCTTAGTTTATCTCGTAACTCAGGAACACTTTCAGGTGGAGAAAGCCAACGTATCCGACTAGCTTCCCAGATTGGTTCTGGTCTAACAGGTGTCCTTTATGTTCTAGATGAACCATCCATAGGCCTACACCAGCGCGATAACGAGCGCCTCCTAAAAATGTTGAACCATTTACGTGACCTCGGTAATACGGTTATTGTAGTTGAGCATGATGAAGATGCTATCCTTTCTGCAGACTACGTAGTTGACATTGGTCCTGCTGCGGGCGTTCATGGTGGACAAATCGTTGCTCAAGGCACACCACAAGAAATTATGAACAATACATCATCACTCACGGGTAAGTACCTTTCAGGAAAAATAGCAATTACACCTTTCATACAACAACGTAAAATATTAAAATCCAAAATGCTCAAAATAATTGGTGCCCGAGGAAATAATCTTAAAAATATCGATGTTAACATCCCTCTCGGAACCTTTACCTGTATCACAGGTGTTTCTGGAGGAGGAAAATCAACATTTCTTATTGAAACAGTTTTTAAGGCAGTATCACATCACATCATGAAAAATCAGCAAGATCCTGCAAATTATGACAGAATTGAAGGATTAGAATTTTTAGATAAAGTTATTAGTATAAACCAATCACCTATTGGACGAACTCCACGCTCTAATCCCGCAACTTACACTGGAGCTTTTACCCCAATTCGTGATTGGTTTTCTGAACTTCCAGAATCAAAAGCTCGTGGCTACAAAACAGGACGATTTTCATTTAATGTCAAAGGGGGACGCTGTGAAGCCTGTCAAGGTGATGGCGTTATTAAAATTGAAATGCACTTTTTGCCAGATGTTTACGTTACCTGCGATGTTTGCCAAGGAAAGCGTTATAACAGAGAAACACTGGAAATAAAATTTAAAGGAAAATCTATTTCTGATGTGCTTGACATGACAGTTGAAAAAGCAGAGGAATTTTTTCGCTCTATTCCTGCAATCCACAATAAAATAGAAACCCTCGTTAGAGTCGGCCTTGATTATATCAAAGTTGGACAACAAGCTACGACACTTTCTGGTGGGGAATCTCAGCGTATAAAACTTGCTAAAGAACTTTCACGTAAAGCAACAGGTCGCACATTTTACATTTTGGATGAGCCAACAACGGGTCTACATTTTCATGATATTGCTAAACTCCTTGAAGTGTTGCACGAACTCGTTGAGCAAGGCAATACTGTTGTAGTTATTGAACATAACCTTGAAGTTATTAAAACAGCTGATTGGATTATAGACTTAGGACCAGAAGGAGGAGATGACGGAGGTGAAGTCGTTGCAACTGGTCGCCCTGAAGATATCATCAAAGCTCAAAACTCTTATACTGGGAAATTTTTAAAAGAGCTTTTTTTACGTCGTCCATTATACAATAAACATTCTTAA
- the coaD gene encoding pantetheine-phosphate adenylyltransferase gives MVIALYAGSFDPITNGHLSVLKSSFLLADRVFVAVGVHGNKHPLFRVEERIDLIMCAGRDLLNVSHDKLQVISFDNLLIDKAREIGASLLVRGLREGTDFDYEMQMAGMNRIMAPELQTVFLPADVASRMITSTLVRQVAAMGGDVTPFVPQNVAHALRLKFKFEEDKGCVF, from the coding sequence ATGGTAATTGCTCTTTACGCAGGTTCTTTTGATCCCATTACAAATGGTCACCTTAGTGTTTTGAAGAGCAGTTTTCTTTTGGCTGATAGGGTATTTGTAGCCGTAGGTGTACATGGTAATAAACATCCCCTTTTTAGGGTAGAAGAACGTATTGATTTAATCATGTGCGCGGGTAGGGATTTATTGAATGTTTCTCATGATAAGTTACAGGTCATTTCGTTTGATAATCTTCTGATTGATAAAGCACGTGAGATTGGTGCTTCTCTTCTTGTTCGCGGATTACGTGAAGGAACAGATTTTGATTACGAAATGCAAATGGCGGGGATGAATAGAATCATGGCTCCTGAGTTGCAAACCGTATTTTTACCAGCAGATGTTGCCAGCCGCATGATAACTTCTACATTGGTGCGTCAAGTTGCTGCCATGGGTGGTGATGTTACACCTTTTGTTCCTCAAAATGTTGCACATGCTTTGCGTTTGAAATTTAAATTTGAAGAGGATAAAGGTTGTGTATTCTAA
- a CDS encoding peptidylprolyl isomerase: MAKTKNSENILILDTTKGRVVIELFADLAPNHVARIKELAHEGAYDNVVFHRVIDGFMAQTGDVQFGKKDSKEFNLSRVGTGGSDKPNLVAEFSNIVHKRGVVSMARSQNPNSANSQFFICFADAPWLDRQYSVWGQVVEGMENIDKINRGEPPKDQDIIIKATIAVSS, from the coding sequence ATGGCTAAAACTAAAAATTCAGAAAATATTCTAATTCTTGATACAACGAAAGGGAGAGTGGTTATAGAGCTTTTTGCTGACTTGGCTCCTAATCATGTTGCACGTATCAAAGAGTTAGCACATGAGGGCGCTTATGATAATGTTGTTTTTCATCGTGTCATAGATGGTTTTATGGCACAAACTGGTGATGTGCAATTTGGGAAAAAAGATAGTAAAGAGTTTAATTTATCACGCGTTGGTACAGGGGGCTCTGATAAACCGAATTTAGTTGCAGAGTTTTCAAACATTGTTCATAAGCGCGGTGTAGTCTCTATGGCTCGTAGTCAGAATCCAAACTCAGCAAATTCACAGTTCTTTATTTGTTTTGCAGATGCGCCTTGGCTTGACCGTCAATATTCTGTATGGGGACAAGTCGTTGAAGGTATGGAGAATATCGATAAAATTAATCGTGGGGAACCACCTAAAGACCAAGATATTATTATTAAAGCAACGATAGCTGTTAGTTCATAG